In Nitrospira sp., one genomic interval encodes:
- a CDS encoding insulinase family protein: MSTAAAWRSIVLVIFCLLLQVAVGAAADLSLGDPRTMRFPTVEFNPPDAERIVLDNGMVVYLLEDHELPLVTVNATIRTGSWLDPADKVGLAGMTGAAMRTGGSAKLSPDEVDEELEQLAATISIGFAKESGSASLDVLKKDVKRGLEIFADLLRRPAFEPSRVELAKLQALEGIRRRQDSPGSIVGREFAKLLYGADHPSAREISTRSIQAITREDLITFHRQTVHPNGMILGVTGDFEKGAMLVLLKELFGDWAKGAVPELKLPPVSEAEFKSGAVRFVNKETSQTHLRVGHLTIKETDPDYVAVAIANDILGGSSFRSRLFNDVRTKRGLAYSVGSGLRASVYDEGVWLMRAETKLSSTQEVVNRFVANMERMRNEPVTDAELEEAKEAYVNSFVFSFTSASSIVSRLMDLEYDGLPKDWLQQIRDKVVKLTKEDIQRAAKTHFNPERLRILAVGSGETLSKVLANFGEVGEITLTPES, encoded by the coding sequence ATGAGCACAGCAGCGGCGTGGCGGTCGATTGTGTTGGTCATCTTCTGTCTGCTGCTGCAGGTGGCCGTGGGAGCTGCAGCGGACCTGAGCCTCGGCGATCCCCGCACGATGCGGTTCCCCACGGTGGAGTTCAATCCGCCGGACGCAGAACGGATTGTGCTGGATAACGGCATGGTCGTGTACCTGCTGGAGGACCATGAGTTGCCGCTGGTGACGGTGAACGCCACGATCAGGACCGGCAGCTGGCTCGATCCGGCGGACAAAGTGGGATTGGCCGGGATGACCGGGGCTGCGATGCGCACGGGCGGCTCGGCCAAGCTGTCTCCGGACGAGGTAGATGAAGAGCTTGAACAGTTGGCGGCCACGATTTCCATCGGCTTCGCCAAGGAATCCGGGTCGGCCTCCCTCGACGTGCTGAAGAAGGATGTGAAGCGCGGGCTCGAAATCTTTGCGGACCTGTTGCGTCGGCCCGCGTTCGAACCCAGCCGGGTGGAGCTGGCGAAGCTCCAGGCCCTGGAGGGGATCAGGCGCCGACAGGACAGTCCCGGTTCGATCGTCGGCCGTGAGTTTGCCAAGCTGTTGTACGGCGCCGACCATCCGAGCGCTCGCGAGATCAGCACCCGTTCCATCCAAGCCATCACCCGCGAGGACCTGATCACGTTCCACCGACAGACCGTCCATCCCAACGGCATGATCCTCGGCGTGACCGGCGATTTCGAGAAGGGAGCCATGCTGGTTCTGCTCAAGGAGTTGTTCGGTGATTGGGCCAAAGGCGCGGTGCCCGAGCTGAAGCTACCGCCTGTGTCGGAAGCGGAGTTCAAGAGCGGCGCGGTGCGGTTCGTGAATAAGGAGACCTCACAGACGCATCTGCGCGTAGGACATTTGACGATCAAAGAAACCGACCCGGACTATGTCGCGGTGGCCATCGCCAACGACATTTTGGGCGGCAGCTCGTTCCGCAGCAGGCTGTTCAACGACGTCCGCACGAAACGCGGCCTCGCCTATTCCGTGGGCAGCGGCCTTCGGGCCAGCGTGTATGACGAGGGCGTGTGGCTGATGCGGGCCGAGACGAAGTTGTCGTCGACCCAGGAGGTGGTGAACCGGTTCGTGGCCAACATGGAGCGCATGCGGAACGAGCCGGTAACGGATGCCGAGTTGGAGGAGGCGAAGGAAGCCTACGTCAACTCGTTCGTTTTTTCCTTCACGAGCGCCTCCAGCATCGTCAGCCGCTTGATGGACCTGGAGTACGACGGCTTGCCGAAAGACTGGCTGCAGCAGATCCGCGACAAGGTCGTGAAGCTGACGAAAGAGGATATTCAACGCGCGGCGAAGACCCACTTTAATCCCGAGCGTCTGCGCATTCTGGCGGTCGGCTCCGGCGAGACCCTGTCGAAGGTGTTGGCGAACTTCGGCGAGGTGGGGGAGATCACGTTGACCCCGGAAAGTTGA
- a CDS encoding GNAT family N-acetyltransferase: MATSRLTLRQWRGDDLAPFAVMNADTDVMRYYPAPWTREQSDASTERVRQLIEPGRSPCPIPSSINSICREKGVRPA, translated from the coding sequence ATCGCCACCTCCCGCCTCACGCTCCGACAGTGGCGGGGCGACGACCTTGCGCCGTTCGCAGTAATGAACGCCGATACCGATGTCATGCGGTACTATCCGGCACCCTGGACCAGAGAGCAGAGCGACGCATCTACCGAACGAGTCCGACAGCTGATCGAACCAGGGAGGTCCCCATGCCCAATCCCATCAAGTATCAATTCAATCTGCCGCGAAAAGGGCGTCCGTCCGGCGTAA
- a CDS encoding ribonuclease, with the protein MSIRFTARLLLLWAVLLLSLGVAWAGAPSFIPAPLSTEAAPSIHDRITTDQDGTDTHQTIPASARATLKAIEERYGEPPPGYVGGRSFQNRERKLPRGRYREYDVHPKVPGKNRGAERIVIEQRTDKAYYTHDHYNSFTPMN; encoded by the coding sequence ATGTCTATTCGATTTACCGCTCGCCTCCTGTTGTTGTGGGCCGTACTCCTGCTCTCCCTGGGCGTCGCCTGGGCGGGAGCACCGAGTTTCATCCCCGCTCCGCTCTCGACCGAAGCCGCCCCTTCGATTCACGACCGCATCACGACAGACCAGGATGGGACCGACACTCACCAAACCATTCCCGCTTCCGCCCGGGCGACGTTGAAGGCGATTGAGGAGCGATATGGCGAGCCGCCGCCGGGGTACGTCGGCGGGCGTAGCTTTCAGAATCGCGAGCGCAAACTCCCTCGCGGACGCTATCGGGAATACGACGTCCATCCGAAGGTGCCGGGCAAGAATCGCGGCGCCGAGCGGATCGTCATTGAACAGCGGACCGACAAGGCGTATTACACGCACGACCATTACAACTCTTTTACTCCGATGAACTGA
- the hemL gene encoding glutamate-1-semialdehyde 2,1-aminomutase — MKTQRSEQLFAEAQQIIPGGVNSPVRAFRSVGGQPRFIARAKGSRLYDVDENSYIDYVLSWGPMILGHAPASVTKAIQQAAANGTSYGAPTELEIQLATMIREALPSMELVRLVSSGTEAVMSAIRVARAYTKRDGILKFEGCYHGHSDYLLAKAGSGLATLGIPDCPGVPEDFTKHTLTAPYNDIQAVEQLIKKYFRQLACVIVEPIAGNMGVIPPTPEFLQALRRLTDAHGMLLVFDEVISGFRVQYGGAQTLYDIKPDLTILGKIIGGGLPVGAYGGAKDIMKLIAPAGPVYQAGTLSGNPLAVTAGIETLKRLKKPGVYEQLEQRSAALADGIGKAAKKAGVALTQTRIASMMCAFFTAGPVVDWASAKKADTKTYGKFFHQMLEDGVYLAPSQFEAAFMSLAHTPRDIERTIKAAHNALKNL, encoded by the coding sequence ATGAAGACACAACGGTCCGAACAACTCTTTGCAGAGGCGCAACAGATCATTCCCGGTGGGGTCAACAGCCCGGTGCGGGCCTTTCGTTCGGTGGGAGGGCAACCCCGTTTTATCGCCCGTGCCAAAGGCTCGCGGCTGTACGACGTGGACGAGAACAGCTACATCGACTATGTGCTGTCTTGGGGACCGATGATCTTAGGCCATGCGCCGGCCAGCGTGACGAAAGCCATTCAGCAGGCCGCCGCCAACGGTACGAGTTACGGCGCCCCGACCGAGTTGGAAATTCAGCTCGCCACGATGATTCGCGAAGCCCTCCCCTCTATGGAGTTGGTGCGGTTGGTAAGCTCAGGCACCGAAGCGGTCATGAGCGCTATCCGCGTCGCCCGCGCCTACACCAAACGCGACGGCATCCTCAAATTCGAAGGCTGTTATCACGGCCACAGCGACTATCTCCTGGCCAAGGCTGGATCAGGCCTCGCAACCCTGGGTATTCCCGATTGCCCCGGCGTCCCGGAGGACTTCACCAAGCACACCCTCACCGCGCCGTACAACGACATCCAAGCGGTCGAGCAGCTCATCAAGAAGTACTTCCGGCAGTTGGCCTGCGTCATCGTCGAACCCATCGCAGGTAACATGGGCGTGATCCCCCCCACGCCGGAATTCCTCCAGGCCTTGCGCCGATTGACCGACGCCCATGGCATGTTGCTGGTCTTCGATGAGGTCATTTCCGGTTTCCGCGTTCAGTACGGCGGGGCGCAAACCCTCTACGACATCAAACCCGACCTCACGATCCTAGGAAAGATCATCGGAGGCGGCCTGCCTGTGGGCGCCTACGGCGGCGCCAAGGACATCATGAAACTGATCGCCCCGGCCGGACCGGTCTATCAGGCGGGGACCCTGTCAGGTAATCCGCTGGCCGTGACCGCCGGGATCGAGACCTTGAAACGGCTGAAAAAGCCCGGCGTCTATGAGCAACTCGAGCAACGCTCAGCCGCGCTGGCCGATGGCATCGGCAAGGCCGCGAAAAAGGCTGGCGTGGCCCTCACTCAGACCCGCATCGCCTCCATGATGTGCGCGTTCTTTACGGCAGGACCGGTGGTGGATTGGGCGTCGGCCAAGAAGGCCGACACCAAGACCTATGGGAAATTCTTTCACCAGATGCTGGAAGACGGCGTGTACTTGGCCCCCTCCCAGTTCGAGGCGGCCTTCATGTCGCTGGCCCACACCCCACGAGACATCGAGCGCACCATCAAGGCGGCTCACAACGCGCTCAAGAACCTCTGA
- the pyk gene encoding pyruvate kinase — protein MRKAKIVCTIGPASDGPAVLEQLIQSGMNAVRLNFSHGTHESHGRAIKAVREQAERQGVAVAVIQDLQGPRLRVGEIPGGVTLVAGQVVRLRTMTLRSGGQLGARTVLAGGGPLNIPVTYHAMAQDVRPGARILIDDGLVELRADRIVEGAVECSVVVGGTVTSHKGMNLPGTAVSAPTLTEKDREDLRFGVAQGVDYIALSFVRGAEDVLAAKRLIADCGGDVPIIAKIERHEAVSELEAILTHADGVMVARGDLGVEMGPEAVPVLQKRIIASANRRRRLVITATQMLESMTRHTRPTRAEASDVANAVFDGTDAVMLSAETAIGQYPVETVRVMDRIVRAAEVETEPGAVHGTRTEAGQLPFPEAICLSASSAAAVTGAAAIVAFSERGATARLVSKQRPVASIIAFTPFVPIRQRMALYWGVVPHTMAQIPTTDERVAEAERRLKAEGLVQRGQRLVILSGTRVGEPGGTNLMKLHEVS, from the coding sequence ATGCGCAAAGCGAAAATCGTCTGCACCATCGGTCCCGCCAGCGATGGACCGGCCGTCTTGGAACAACTCATTCAGAGCGGCATGAATGCCGTCCGTTTGAATTTTTCCCACGGCACCCATGAATCGCATGGCCGCGCCATCAAGGCGGTTCGCGAGCAGGCTGAGCGTCAAGGTGTGGCGGTCGCCGTCATTCAGGACCTGCAGGGCCCCCGTCTCCGGGTGGGAGAGATTCCCGGCGGCGTCACCCTCGTGGCAGGTCAAGTCGTGCGGTTGCGAACTATGACGCTCCGCTCCGGCGGACAGCTCGGCGCCAGGACGGTGCTGGCCGGCGGTGGACCATTGAACATCCCCGTCACCTACCATGCCATGGCTCAGGACGTGCGGCCTGGGGCGCGGATTCTGATCGACGACGGCCTGGTGGAGTTGAGGGCGGACCGAATTGTCGAAGGGGCGGTGGAATGCTCGGTGGTGGTCGGCGGTACAGTGACGTCGCACAAGGGCATGAATCTGCCGGGCACGGCCGTCAGTGCCCCCACCTTGACCGAGAAGGATCGGGAGGATCTGCGGTTCGGAGTTGCGCAGGGCGTCGATTACATTGCGCTCTCATTCGTGCGCGGTGCCGAGGATGTGCTGGCGGCCAAGCGGTTGATTGCCGATTGCGGCGGAGATGTGCCGATCATTGCCAAGATCGAACGCCACGAAGCGGTGAGCGAACTGGAGGCCATCTTGACCCATGCCGATGGGGTCATGGTCGCTCGAGGGGATTTAGGCGTCGAAATGGGGCCCGAGGCCGTGCCGGTCTTGCAGAAACGCATCATCGCCAGTGCGAACCGGCGCCGCCGGTTGGTCATTACCGCCACCCAGATGCTCGAATCGATGACGCGCCATACGCGCCCGACCAGGGCCGAGGCGTCGGATGTGGCCAATGCGGTGTTCGATGGGACGGACGCCGTGATGCTCTCGGCCGAAACCGCCATCGGGCAGTATCCGGTCGAGACCGTGCGAGTGATGGACCGTATCGTGCGTGCGGCGGAGGTGGAGACCGAACCCGGCGCCGTGCACGGGACCCGGACGGAGGCGGGGCAGCTTCCCTTCCCCGAGGCTATCTGTCTGTCGGCTTCATCGGCCGCGGCCGTGACCGGCGCGGCGGCCATCGTCGCCTTCAGTGAACGCGGGGCTACCGCGCGACTGGTCTCGAAACAACGTCCCGTCGCGTCGATCATCGCCTTTACCCCCTTCGTCCCCATTCGGCAACGGATGGCGCTGTATTGGGGCGTCGTCCCCCACACGATGGCGCAGATCCCGACGACCGACGAGCGGGTGGCCGAGGCGGAGCGCCGGTTGAAGGCTGAAGGGCTGGTGCAGCGTGGGCAACGACTCGTGATCTTGTCCGGGACGAGGGTGGGAGAGCCCGGCGGAACCAACCTGATGAAATTGCACGAGGTGAGTTGA
- a CDS encoding DUF937 domain-containing protein: MGLLDHVGQAAAGMLGSGEKNPLLQAVIGLLGQNSHIGGLSGLVQAFQKNGLGDIVNSWVGTGQNLPISAEQVRQGLGGDLLKQLAAQTGLSSEAAGGQLAALLPGLIDKLTPEGKLPDSNLVEQGLNLLRGTLG; this comes from the coding sequence ATGGGTCTCTTGGATCACGTTGGACAGGCAGCGGCGGGGATGTTGGGAAGCGGTGAGAAGAATCCCCTGCTGCAGGCCGTCATCGGCCTGTTGGGGCAAAACAGTCACATCGGCGGACTCAGCGGCTTGGTGCAAGCCTTTCAGAAGAATGGTCTGGGCGACATCGTGAACTCGTGGGTGGGCACCGGTCAGAACCTGCCCATCTCGGCTGAACAGGTCCGGCAGGGATTGGGCGGTGACCTACTGAAACAACTTGCCGCACAGACGGGGCTGAGTTCGGAGGCCGCCGGCGGCCAACTGGCCGCCCTCCTTCCCGGCCTCATCGACAAACTCACGCCGGAGGGCAAACTCCCGGATTCCAACTTGGTCGAACAGGGATTGAACCTCTTGCGGGGCACACTGGGCTAA
- a CDS encoding N-acetylmuramoyl-L-alanine amidase — translation MPNPIKYQFNLPRKGRPSGVILNEVWYPGIQAYWETSTSSRIFDAILGIKAVVVHATAGSSSAGAVSVMKEGKASFQWLVPDEDEPQHGQLVWACAPEARAAWHVRNACCHPDVNGGVDRVNHWSLGIEVVNSQLSRDAFSEWQVRATAQLVRYCWAKYPNLKHVVSHAKLDPTRRSDPGPEFPWARLKKLVLAKDAEDGIPRVAAEAAPASSIGPETDRKGCCQG, via the coding sequence ATGCCCAATCCCATCAAGTATCAATTCAATCTGCCGCGAAAAGGGCGTCCGTCCGGCGTAATCCTGAACGAAGTCTGGTACCCCGGCATCCAGGCCTATTGGGAAACCAGCACGTCGAGCCGCATCTTCGATGCGATCTTAGGCATCAAAGCAGTGGTGGTTCACGCCACCGCCGGCTCCAGTTCAGCAGGAGCCGTCTCGGTGATGAAGGAGGGCAAGGCCTCGTTCCAATGGCTGGTGCCCGATGAAGACGAGCCGCAACATGGACAGCTCGTCTGGGCCTGCGCCCCGGAGGCCCGAGCCGCATGGCATGTGCGCAACGCGTGTTGCCACCCCGACGTCAATGGCGGGGTCGACCGTGTGAACCATTGGTCGCTCGGCATCGAGGTCGTGAACAGTCAACTCAGCCGAGACGCCTTTTCCGAGTGGCAGGTCCGCGCGACCGCGCAGCTCGTGCGGTACTGCTGGGCCAAGTACCCCAACCTGAAGCATGTGGTCTCCCACGCCAAGCTCGATCCGACGCGGCGTAGCGACCCGGGCCCGGAGTTTCCATGGGCTCGGCTGAAAAAGTTGGTGTTGGCGAAGGATGCGGAGGACGGCATACCGCGCGTCGCGGCGGAGGCGGCACCGGCTTCATCCATCGGGCCGGAGACGGACCGCAAGGGCTGCTGCCAAGGCTGA
- a CDS encoding insulinase family protein: protein MISSGRVRMVGVVVLAWCVAATVPAQADAPSLADRVIEHKLANGMTVLLVERHQAPIVSINMTFGVGGVNEQVGQTGLAHLYEHMAFKGTRSIGTTDYEQEQAVLDELARVGTELDQRERDEATRAQAEGKQPVPSQALQQLQRRFKELQEKAGEFVVGNEMALLYQRHGGVGLNASTGKDITRYVISLPSNRLPLWAALESDRMAHPVLREFYKERGVVMEERRLRTDDSPNGLLYETFTSTAFQAHQYGVPTIGWGSDIVALTPAATEAFFKTYYGPNNATVAIVGDINPKEVIALIEQTFGKIPAAPPIPELVTVEPPQRGERRVEIEFDAEPAVAIGYHKPTIGHPDDFVFDVIDAVLTEGVTSRLYGRLVREKRVAASVLSDTNYPGVRGPNLFVIAATPLAPHTAAEVEAAIYEELERLKTEPISAKEFERVLNGLDADLVRSLRSNSGLASQLAFYQTVAGGWRYVLAARDRIAAVTPADVQRVASQYLVKSNRTVGVLVKKPADKKIASAGEVVR from the coding sequence ATGATCAGCAGCGGACGCGTGCGAATGGTAGGCGTCGTGGTCCTGGCCTGGTGCGTGGCGGCGACCGTCCCGGCGCAGGCGGATGCTCCCAGCTTGGCCGACCGAGTCATCGAACATAAGTTGGCGAACGGCATGACGGTGTTGCTGGTGGAGCGGCATCAAGCCCCCATTGTCAGCATCAACATGACGTTCGGCGTCGGCGGGGTCAATGAGCAGGTCGGACAGACCGGCTTGGCCCACCTGTACGAACACATGGCCTTTAAGGGCACGCGGAGCATCGGGACCACGGATTACGAACAGGAACAGGCCGTTCTCGATGAATTGGCTCGGGTCGGGACCGAGCTTGACCAGCGCGAGCGGGACGAGGCCACCCGGGCACAAGCCGAAGGCAAGCAGCCGGTGCCGTCCCAGGCCCTGCAGCAACTCCAGCGGCGGTTCAAGGAACTGCAGGAGAAGGCCGGGGAGTTCGTGGTGGGCAATGAGATGGCCCTGCTCTATCAACGGCACGGGGGGGTGGGACTGAATGCCTCGACCGGAAAAGACATCACGCGATACGTGATCAGTCTTCCGTCCAACCGGTTGCCGCTCTGGGCGGCCTTGGAGTCCGACCGGATGGCCCACCCCGTGTTGCGTGAATTTTACAAGGAACGCGGCGTGGTGATGGAGGAGCGGCGGTTGCGGACGGACGACAGCCCGAACGGCCTGCTCTATGAGACCTTTACCTCCACCGCGTTCCAAGCCCATCAATACGGCGTGCCGACCATCGGCTGGGGGTCCGATATTGTGGCGCTTACACCTGCGGCGACCGAGGCCTTCTTCAAGACCTACTACGGTCCGAACAACGCGACCGTAGCCATCGTGGGCGACATCAACCCGAAGGAGGTCATCGCGTTGATCGAGCAGACCTTCGGGAAGATCCCTGCCGCGCCGCCGATCCCGGAATTGGTGACGGTGGAACCGCCGCAGCGTGGCGAGCGGCGGGTGGAGATCGAATTCGATGCCGAACCGGCGGTGGCGATCGGGTATCACAAACCGACCATCGGCCACCCCGACGATTTCGTGTTCGATGTGATCGACGCCGTATTGACGGAAGGCGTGACCTCGCGCCTGTACGGGCGCCTGGTGCGTGAGAAACGGGTGGCCGCCTCCGTGTTGTCCGACACCAACTACCCAGGTGTGCGCGGACCGAATTTGTTCGTGATCGCGGCGACCCCGTTGGCGCCTCATACGGCGGCAGAGGTCGAGGCGGCGATTTACGAAGAGCTGGAGCGGCTGAAGACGGAACCGATTTCCGCCAAGGAGTTTGAACGGGTGCTCAATGGGTTGGATGCGGATTTGGTCCGCTCGTTGCGTTCCAACAGCGGCCTGGCCTCACAGCTGGCGTTCTACCAGACGGTGGCGGGCGGATGGCGGTACGTGTTGGCCGCGCGAGACCGCATTGCGGCCGTGACGCCGGCCGACGTGCAGCGTGTGGCGTCGCAATATCTCGTCAAATCGAATCGGACCGTCGGTGTTCTCGTCAAGAAACCAGCAGACAAGAAAATAGCTTCGGCAGGCGAGGTGGTGCGATGA
- a CDS encoding thermonuclease family protein encodes MAQRFVPGIRLAPLVVLCGYLLPSITSAYDPSEAPRSTLRTYTPAPAAPSPTDCPSPFHCDHCWSLRQGDQAPLSQHQAPRFKRSHHERGPRPHKNPFAKTSRGHGGLRSLPRQFLSIGGFARSVESWQVRTVDGDTIRYGTDRIRIRGYNAPELSEPGGREAALRLGQLMQQGAIDIVPHGHDVYGRTLADVYVNGQNVADVMMGEGFGRRG; translated from the coding sequence ATGGCTCAACGATTCGTGCCCGGCATCCGGCTCGCGCCCCTGGTCGTCCTGTGCGGATACCTGCTCCCGTCGATCACTTCCGCCTACGACCCCTCGGAAGCACCTCGCTCGACTCTGCGCACCTATACACCCGCGCCGGCCGCCCCCTCTCCCACGGACTGCCCCAGCCCCTTCCATTGCGACCATTGTTGGTCCCTTAGACAAGGCGATCAGGCGCCGCTCTCCCAGCATCAAGCGCCACGGTTCAAGAGGAGTCACCACGAACGAGGGCCGCGGCCGCACAAGAACCCCTTTGCGAAAACATCCCGAGGCCACGGGGGGCTACGCTCCCTGCCGCGTCAATTCCTCTCGATCGGCGGATTCGCCCGGAGCGTGGAGAGCTGGCAGGTGCGAACCGTGGACGGCGATACCATTCGCTACGGCACGGACCGAATTCGCATCCGAGGATATAACGCGCCGGAGTTATCGGAACCGGGAGGACGAGAGGCCGCCTTGCGACTGGGACAACTGATGCAGCAAGGAGCCATCGACATCGTACCCCATGGCCACGATGTCTACGGCCGCACGCTCGCCGACGTATACGTGAACGGCCAGAACGTGGCAGACGTGATGATGGGGGAGGGATTCGGGAGGAGGGGGTGA
- a CDS encoding HAD-IA family hydrolase — MTKKTEVDLLIFDLDGTLIESKWDIADSVNLTLRDLGVPERPQEEIFGFVGDGVKKLLRLAVGEGNQDLYDEALRVFRGHYLAHCLDRTMFYPGINEVLMHFSAKPKAVATNKAIEYTNVILNGLGPQHFAYVVGGDNGFGLKPEPGMLLHVMEQLGVDKDRTVLIGDSTNDINGGHNAGIRVCAVGYGMGNRRKMAACQPDWFIERPEELMELFL; from the coding sequence ATGACGAAGAAAACGGAAGTCGATCTGCTCATCTTCGACCTCGATGGCACGCTCATCGAATCGAAATGGGATATCGCCGACAGTGTCAACCTGACGTTGCGCGATTTAGGGGTGCCGGAACGGCCACAGGAGGAGATTTTCGGGTTTGTCGGCGACGGCGTGAAAAAGCTCCTGCGCCTCGCGGTGGGGGAAGGCAATCAGGATCTCTACGACGAGGCCCTGCGGGTTTTTCGAGGCCATTACCTCGCCCATTGTCTGGATCGGACCATGTTTTATCCGGGGATCAACGAGGTGCTGATGCATTTCTCGGCCAAACCGAAGGCCGTCGCCACCAATAAGGCAATCGAATACACGAACGTCATTTTGAACGGCCTTGGGCCGCAGCACTTTGCCTATGTGGTCGGCGGCGACAACGGGTTCGGCCTGAAACCGGAACCGGGGATGTTGCTTCACGTCATGGAGCAATTGGGGGTGGACAAAGACCGCACCGTGCTGATCGGCGACAGCACCAACGACATCAACGGCGGGCACAATGCGGGGATTCGCGTCTGCGCGGTGGGCTACGGCATGGGTAATCGCCGGAAGATGGCGGCCTGTCAGCCCGATTGGTTCATTGAACGACCGGAGGAACTGATGGAGCTTTTCCTATGA
- a CDS encoding barstar family protein: MSLTALQSIKKPWAHLYVQAEGESLEKVLSVPAHFITKTIAGKKCKTKGGLLDEFSRVFSFPDYFGHNWDALEECLADLDWLPAKGYLVVVIDADQVLTKPDEEDDFETFVEILSEAGEAWSLKESDDATGNGLPFHAVLVVSDRHKHARHNWFAPPLAMERKGGKAKKSTR; this comes from the coding sequence ATGTCACTGACCGCGCTCCAATCGATCAAGAAACCCTGGGCTCACCTGTACGTGCAGGCGGAGGGAGAGTCCCTTGAGAAAGTCCTGTCCGTTCCCGCACATTTCATCACCAAGACGATCGCCGGGAAAAAGTGCAAGACCAAGGGAGGCCTCTTGGACGAGTTCAGCCGAGTCTTCTCCTTCCCCGACTACTTCGGCCACAACTGGGATGCGTTGGAAGAATGTTTGGCTGATCTGGATTGGTTGCCGGCCAAGGGATATCTGGTGGTGGTCATCGACGCCGATCAGGTCTTGACCAAGCCCGACGAAGAGGATGATTTCGAAACCTTTGTGGAAATCCTGAGCGAGGCCGGAGAGGCCTGGAGCCTGAAGGAGTCGGACGACGCGACGGGCAATGGATTACCCTTCCATGCCGTACTGGTCGTCTCGGACCGACACAAACATGCGCGCCACAATTGGTTCGCCCCCCCTCTGGCCATGGAACGCAAGGGCGGCAAGGCAAAAAAGTCGACGCGGTAA
- a CDS encoding serine protease produces the protein MSKHNESKSESEKPADSGGSKPGCGCSGEGGTGESARSPHAPVSSEGGGEGSAGEAAIVVDQVAESFDGAALGGELESLSGFDPQRALGEGMPKEILTDELLELGECRPEGFVPETVCGRDDRVEVTNTTIVPWRWICKLIITFPNGASGGCTGWFIGPKAVMTAGHCVYSRANGGWARQIEVIPGMRGAIRPYGSMIGTSFRSVTGWTQNSDPNYDYGCIILPSPNLGNQLGYFGFAALTDASLQNLLVNNSGYPGDKPFGTQWYNAGRVTNVTARKIYYMLDTYGGQSGSPTWRFQNGQRHAVGIHAYGGCPNSSTRIVTAVFNNMMSWRNS, from the coding sequence ATGTCGAAACACAATGAAAGCAAGTCCGAATCTGAAAAGCCGGCCGATAGCGGCGGCTCAAAGCCTGGATGTGGCTGCAGCGGTGAGGGAGGCACGGGAGAATCCGCGCGTTCACCACACGCTCCGGTGAGCAGCGAAGGCGGCGGCGAAGGCAGCGCAGGGGAAGCCGCCATCGTCGTCGATCAAGTCGCTGAGAGCTTCGACGGGGCCGCGCTTGGCGGAGAACTGGAGAGTTTGTCGGGATTTGATCCTCAGCGTGCGCTGGGCGAAGGAATGCCCAAGGAAATCCTGACCGACGAGCTGCTGGAGCTTGGCGAGTGTCGACCAGAGGGATTTGTTCCTGAAACCGTGTGCGGCAGAGACGATCGTGTCGAGGTGACAAACACGACCATCGTGCCATGGCGGTGGATTTGCAAGCTCATTATCACGTTTCCAAATGGTGCGAGCGGTGGCTGCACCGGTTGGTTCATCGGGCCCAAAGCGGTCATGACGGCCGGCCATTGCGTGTATTCACGGGCCAACGGTGGGTGGGCGCGTCAGATCGAAGTCATTCCCGGCATGAGAGGGGCCATTCGTCCGTACGGATCCATGATCGGAACGTCCTTCCGAAGCGTCACTGGCTGGACACAAAACAGCGACCCCAACTACGATTATGGATGCATCATCCTGCCGAGTCCCAATCTTGGCAATCAACTGGGCTACTTCGGATTTGCGGCGTTGACCGATGCCTCTCTACAGAATCTCCTGGTAAACAATTCGGGGTATCCCGGCGACAAACCATTCGGCACCCAATGGTACAACGCGGGACGCGTGACCAATGTCACGGCTCGCAAGATCTATTACATGCTTGATACCTACGGTGGCCAAAGCGGCAGTCCGACATGGCGCTTTCAGAACGGTCAGCGCCATGCCGTCGGTATCCACGCCTATGGTGGCTGCCCCAACAGTTCGACTCGAATCGTTACGGCAGTGTTCAACAACATGATGAGCTGGCGGAACAGCTGA